A portion of the Marinobacter alexandrii genome contains these proteins:
- a CDS encoding FtsX-like permease family protein — MNIGKQPPKWAARFLRWFVSEELQEEIVGDLEEGYYHRRNQYGKLKADLWFIRDVIKFFKPYSFEKYSKTKQYLPMFNNYVRIALRNLIKRLSFTTMNLLGLTAGIASVFLIALYIQHELTYDEAFPESDQVYRLMNKYRDQTYTCMSFPQWYGSTPEEQHYLTEKLISYDQVEAACHFVPNKSDIGPNGKYYVRVNGKELIEDEILYTNNGKAFQDIFPQDFIAGSSNQSFDTFSKVVLTKSKAIQIYGKDWRLANVVGDIINIQDESFEIGGVIEDVKGNVHFDFEMIIHQELIPSWGAYTYIKLTEHSSIDHVLKQLNGDMDSIFPGYSEDELQRGVSSVPLTSIHFTDGMLYELKPTANLSYIFTFSIVGLIILLIVWTNYANLSIAIYSGRQKEMGVRKVMGARSNDIAIQILLEAIMLTLICIPFAWIVVYTAITPFNELMDIGIEKEVLWSPSSFFVIAAVLLFTGLISGIYPAIVFSKKSLVKLFKGKLTTSRSRLWNARNGILATQFFMLIVLISMVMTIQQQMTFVHTKELGFEKEDILFFNVEGREKYGLIKAELERLPGVNAVGTGLIPGTSMYNQLTYEMRGGSERYADGTHIQTTVSSLDILGISSEAFDQLNDRDSVFIINETAANKLADGLGILSNELIGQTLVLEPEWQNEQFGYGSHYTIADIIPDFDYFSLQYETQPMLMEVRAEASWVYSAMVKVETRDVVSVVSAIEDAYLKVEKQVPFDVTFLDDHLDQLYTREKNAGILISGLTGVSMILAVMGLIGIIGFITITRQKEIGVRKVFGASVLEILYSLSKEYAIMMLLSTFIAIPAVMYLADQWLSNFAYRISPNFMLVLFSGFITLLLLLFVVIVQSYKSANMNPSDTLRNE; from the coding sequence ATGAATATCGGAAAACAACCACCAAAGTGGGCAGCTAGGTTTCTTCGATGGTTCGTGTCAGAAGAATTGCAGGAAGAGATTGTCGGTGATCTTGAAGAGGGCTATTACCATCGAAGAAATCAATATGGAAAGCTAAAAGCCGATCTATGGTTCATTCGTGATGTGATTAAGTTTTTTAAGCCCTATTCATTTGAAAAATATTCTAAGACTAAACAATACCTTCCTATGTTCAATAACTACGTTAGAATCGCCTTGCGGAATCTGATTAAGCGACTTTCATTCACCACAATGAATCTTTTGGGACTGACAGCTGGAATAGCCTCAGTGTTCTTGATTGCTCTTTACATTCAGCATGAACTGACCTATGATGAGGCTTTCCCAGAATCAGATCAAGTTTATAGGTTGATGAATAAGTATAGAGATCAAACTTATACCTGTATGAGTTTCCCTCAATGGTATGGATCTACACCAGAAGAGCAACACTACCTCACAGAAAAGCTAATAAGCTATGATCAGGTAGAAGCTGCTTGTCACTTTGTGCCCAACAAATCAGATATTGGACCGAACGGTAAGTATTATGTAAGAGTGAATGGTAAGGAATTGATTGAGGATGAAATTCTATACACGAATAATGGAAAGGCTTTTCAAGATATTTTCCCTCAAGATTTCATTGCTGGTTCATCGAACCAATCATTCGACACTTTCAGTAAGGTTGTGCTCACCAAAAGTAAAGCGATTCAGATTTATGGAAAAGATTGGAGATTGGCGAATGTCGTGGGAGACATTATTAATATTCAAGATGAATCCTTTGAGATTGGTGGTGTAATTGAGGATGTCAAAGGGAATGTGCATTTCGATTTTGAAATGATCATTCATCAAGAATTAATTCCTAGTTGGGGAGCATACACATATATCAAACTTACCGAGCATTCTTCAATCGATCACGTACTTAAACAACTAAACGGTGACATGGATAGCATTTTTCCAGGGTATAGTGAGGATGAGCTACAGCGAGGAGTGAGTTCTGTTCCGCTTACTTCCATTCACTTTACAGACGGAATGCTCTATGAATTAAAGCCTACAGCTAACCTATCATACATCTTCACTTTTAGCATCGTTGGATTGATTATACTACTTATCGTTTGGACCAATTATGCAAACCTTTCCATTGCTATTTATTCAGGGCGACAGAAAGAAATGGGTGTAAGAAAAGTGATGGGTGCAAGGTCCAATGATATTGCTATTCAAATTCTTTTAGAGGCTATTATGCTAACCTTGATATGCATTCCGTTTGCATGGATAGTCGTTTACACAGCTATTACACCTTTCAATGAGCTGATGGATATTGGGATAGAGAAAGAAGTCTTGTGGTCTCCATCGTCTTTTTTTGTGATTGCTGCGGTTTTACTTTTCACAGGGCTTATCAGTGGGATATACCCGGCAATTGTATTCAGTAAAAAATCATTGGTTAAACTGTTCAAAGGAAAGCTAACTACTTCAAGAAGTCGCTTATGGAATGCAAGAAATGGTATTCTGGCCACTCAGTTTTTTATGTTGATTGTTTTGATCAGCATGGTTATGACTATTCAGCAACAGATGACGTTTGTACATACCAAAGAGTTAGGGTTTGAAAAAGAAGATATCCTTTTCTTTAATGTAGAAGGCAGAGAAAAGTATGGGTTGATCAAAGCAGAACTGGAAAGATTGCCGGGAGTGAATGCAGTAGGAACAGGACTAATTCCTGGAACATCTATGTATAACCAGCTAACATACGAGATGAGAGGAGGAAGTGAAAGATACGCAGACGGAACACACATCCAAACTACTGTATCAAGCTTAGACATTTTAGGAATCAGTTCCGAAGCTTTTGATCAGCTAAATGATCGGGATAGTGTATTTATTATCAATGAAACGGCTGCCAATAAATTGGCTGATGGGCTTGGGATTTTATCCAATGAACTTATTGGTCAAACGCTAGTCCTCGAACCGGAATGGCAAAACGAGCAGTTTGGCTATGGGTCGCATTACACCATTGCTGATATCATTCCAGATTTTGATTATTTCAGCTTACAGTACGAGACTCAGCCTATGTTGATGGAGGTGCGTGCAGAGGCATCATGGGTCTATAGTGCCATGGTTAAGGTTGAGACAAGAGACGTTGTTTCCGTAGTTTCAGCAATAGAAGATGCCTATCTCAAAGTTGAAAAACAAGTCCCTTTTGATGTGACCTTTTTGGATGATCATTTGGATCAATTATATACACGAGAAAAAAATGCTGGCATACTAATTTCAGGACTGACAGGAGTATCTATGATTCTTGCGGTGATGGGATTAATTGGAATCATAGGTTTCATCACTATCACACGTCAAAAGGAAATTGGCGTAAGAAAAGTTTTTGGAGCGTCAGTACTTGAAATTCTTTATTCTCTCAGTAAAGAATATGCGATTATGATGCTGTTGTCAACCTTTATTGCAATTCCTGCTGTCATGTACTTGGCAGATCAGTGGTTGTCCAATTTTGCTTATCGGATTTCCCCAAATTTTATGCTCGTCCTCTTTTCAGGGTTTATTACGCTTCTTTTATTGCTTTTTGTAGTGATTGTTCAATCGTATAAAAGTGCCAATATGAACCCATCAGATACGTTGAGGAATGAATAA
- a CDS encoding PadR family transcriptional regulator, translating to MQQLGYLEETVLLLIMKMEKDAYGFSVSEEYKIHTNKSISISAIHTVLSRLEKKGLIQSEMGGATDERGGRRKRIFVPTNDGKETIQAIKKSRQSLWAQIPDLV from the coding sequence ATGCAACAGCTCGGTTATTTAGAAGAAACGGTCTTACTCCTCATTATGAAAATGGAGAAGGATGCTTATGGCTTTTCCGTGAGTGAGGAGTATAAGATACATACCAATAAATCTATTTCCATTAGTGCCATTCATACGGTACTCTCCAGATTAGAAAAGAAAGGACTAATCCAATCAGAAATGGGAGGGGCTACCGATGAAAGAGGAGGGAGGAGGAAGCGAATTTTTGTCCCAACGAATGATGGCAAAGAGACAATCCAGGCTATAAAGAAATCCAGACAGTCTTTGTGGGCACAAATTCCAGATCTGGTATGA
- a CDS encoding MauE/DoxX family redox-associated membrane protein, protein MKKISPFVQGIFYVIAGINHFINPDFYLPLIPEYFVFPEMINYLSGFCEIVLGGMLFSERSRKSAAYLIIVMLLGFVPSHVYFIQQGSCLEGGLCVPAWVGWGRLILIHPILIWWAWSVRHMRN, encoded by the coding sequence ATGAAAAAAATCAGCCCTTTTGTACAAGGAATTTTCTATGTGATTGCTGGTATAAATCACTTCATTAATCCAGATTTTTATTTACCGCTTATACCTGAGTATTTTGTGTTTCCTGAAATGATTAATTATTTGAGCGGGTTCTGTGAAATAGTTCTTGGTGGAATGCTATTTTCTGAGCGAAGCAGAAAATCTGCGGCTTATTTAATCATAGTTATGCTCCTAGGATTTGTCCCTTCTCATGTTTATTTCATTCAGCAAGGTAGTTGTCTTGAAGGTGGTTTATGTGTGCCCGCTTGGGTAGGGTGGGGAAGATTGATCCTTATCCATCCCATATTGATTTGGTGGGCATGGTCGGTGAGACATATGCGCAACTAA